The Lytechinus pictus isolate F3 Inbred chromosome 17, Lp3.0, whole genome shotgun sequence genome contains a region encoding:
- the LOC135157263 gene encoding uncharacterized protein LOC135157263: MIFDSVTAVRYGKDLMVFARSISVTSRLYWCKGTATSCSWGLVAGSALLGTDATMIKNTYTTKYEGFMISPFGGMHRTWQHSGGNSFKAWKAMSSSPTFSILARPMAQTMGYNYRNGKIMIGAVGRGGYVYRCAQAACDMVDNPWSYCSWGSWTQTGKKIPFEQKGVQNNLVMSRNFHNGVEIFAVELTNGQLWQTWQPSRDTSWNVWRKIPHNLTTAAFINNPFFRVNDAGWWIAYGLNDKDQVIEVASSHSMSISSKKVAWAGKLVVSWTISEDQASRKDWIGIFPKGASDNQYLDFRYVQGGQNPGSRPVSKGDVSMSSYLPNGSYQVRYLMNRKYTSIMELDVTYYNESGESDLMQLFRGIYIGLEIGPDHFQECVKETLDTVQMFRDAFIAFNLGEVYQGLQLLGTALEDIAQSLTKCNELRIAQKLLGYIKDLLSCMMGNCLKFTIDMLEELLILFQHRYEIYGDIKAATNSFAHGAYQQGGLSIGRFVIACLFLDDSSLLLHGGRQGAALLDAVSVNLVGMEEGTNGTHSGSQAVMKQSRKDTGSASQEIRFMEMHGINDTLSGSLAVMKRMRNNTGSASQEMILPEMHGVKSSHSGNKKGGKPEEGGIGNALKLMGKVRKPKRSV, translated from the exons ATGATTTTCGACTCTGTGACGGCAGTCAGGTATGGCAAGGATCTCATGGTCTTCGCTCGCTCTATCAGTGTGACATCAAGGCTGTACTGGTGTAAAG GCACTGCGACCAGCTGCAGTTGGGGTCTGGTAGCCGGTAGTGCCCTTCTTGGTACTGATGCAACGATGATAAAGAACACTTACACCACCAAGTACGAAGGTTTCATGATCTCTCCCTTTGGCGGGATGCACAGGACTTGGCAACACTCGGGTGGCAACAGCTTCAAAGCATGGAAGGCTATGTCCT CTTCACCTACATTCTCGATTCTCGCCAGACCCATGGCCCAGACAATGGGATACAACTACCGCAACGGGAAGATCATGATTGGAGCTGTCGGGCGGGGTGGCTATGTATACAG GTGCGCCCAGGCTGCGTGTGACATGGTGGATAATCCCTGGAGTTACTGCTCGTGGGGATCATGGACTCAGACTGGCAAGAAGATTCCATTTGAGCAGAAAGGGGTGCAGAATAACTTGGTCATGAGTAGGAATTTTCACAATGGAGTAGAAATATTTGCAGTGGAACTAACCAATGGGCA ATTATGGCAAACTTGGCAACCCTCAAGGGATACATCATGGAATGTATGGAGAAAGATTCCTCATAACCTAACCACTGCAGCATTCATTAATAACCCATTCTTCCGGGTTAATGACGCCGGTTGGTGGATAGCGTATGGGCTGAATGACAAGGATCAG GTCATCGAGGTAGCCTCGTCACATTCCATGAGCATTAGTTCCAAGAAAGTAGCCTGGGCCGGGAAGCTGGTTGTGTCCTGGACCATTTCTGAAGACCAAGCCTCGAGGAAAGACTGGATTGGAATATTTCCAAAGGGAGCAAGTGACAATCAATACCTGGACTTCAG ATACGTTCAAGGTGGGCAGAATCCTGGAAGTCGCCCAGTAAGCAAAGGGGATGTTTCGATGTCCTCTTACCTTCCGAATGGATCCTATCAAGTCAGATACCTGATGAACAGGAAGTACACCAGCATCATGGAGTTAG atGTGACTTATTACAATGAATCTGGCGAATCGGATTTGATGCAGCTCTTCCGTGGTATATACATAGGTTTGGAAATCGGTCCTGATCACTTTCAAGAATGCGTAAAGGAGACCCTTGACACTGTTCAAATGTTTAGAGATGCCTTTATTGCATTCAATTTAGGAGAG GTATATCAAGGTCTCCAACTACTTGGCACAGCTCTTGAAGACATTGCCCAGTCTCTAACAAAGTGTAACGAACTCAGGATCGCCCAAAAACTACTAGGTTACATCAAAGACCTACTCTCTTGCATGATGGGGAACTGTTTGAAGTTCACCATCGACATGCTAGAGGAGCTATTGATTCTGTTCCAGCATAGATACGAGATTTACGGGGATATCAAGGCAGCCACGAACAGCTTTGCGCACGGTGCGTACCAGCAAGGTGGGTTGAGCATCGGGAGGTTTGTCATCGCTTGCTTGTTCCTTGATGACTCTAGCTTGCTGCTTCACGGAGGCAGGCAGGGGGCTGCGTTGCTTGACGCCGTAAGTGTGAATCTCGTTGGAATGGAGGAGGGAACGAATGGCACTCACTCCGGTAGCCAAGCGGTCATGAAGCAGTCGAGGAAGGATACTGGAAGCGCTTCGCAGGAGATTAGATTCATGGAGATGCATGGAATAAATGACACTCTATCCGGTAGCCTAGCGGTCATGAAGCGGATGAGGAACAACACCGGAAGTGCTTCACAGGAGATGATACTCCCGGAGATGCATGGAGTGAAGAGCTCTCATTCTGGTAACAAGAAAGGTGGAAAGCCAGAGGAAGGTGGCATCGGGAATGCTCTGAAGCTCATGGGCAAAGTTCGTAAGCCGAAGAGATCGGTGTGA